In a single window of the Cucumis melo cultivar AY chromosome 11, USDA_Cmelo_AY_1.0, whole genome shotgun sequence genome:
- the LOC103498998 gene encoding dol-P-Man:Man(7)GlcNAc(2)-PP-Dol alpha-1,6-mannosyltransferase isoform X2: MPSWCLTLKLKRASTFSNFQAMHDILYHRQHIDNYDHLEFPGVVPRTFIGALFVSFLASPFVLIINLLHLPKIYGLLAVRIVLGCVVLSTLRFFRIQIRNKFGHQVEAFYIILTSIQFHLLFYATRPLPNILALCAVNMVYGYWLKGSSYAALSYLIFATIIFRCDMLLLLCPLGLEFLVIKSISFWGALKRCIGVALLCIGLTVFIDSILWKKLLWPEFHVFWFNSVLNRSSEWGTHPMHWYFTSALPRSLLAGYPLFLLGVFLDKRVLPFVLPVLCFILLYSKLPHKELRFIISSVPMFNLSAAIAANRIYNNRQKTFWKLLYLIMLGLLLISLGCTVITFLASYKNYSSGYALKELHRTGCLSNSDEQWVHIDTFSAMNGISRFCENDFPWRYSKEEDIPLHQLQLKNFTYLVNEHPVIDGFNCLFSISGFSRLRLQIGFPPILLVTEPKVFVHGYSGNMDLLQKNWPGC; the protein is encoded by the exons ATGCCTTCATGGTGCCTTACACTAAAGTTGAAGAGAGCTTCAACGTTCAG TAATTTTCAGGCAATGCACGATATTTTATATCATCGGCAGCATATCGACAAT TACGATCACTTGGAGTTTCCCGGAGTGGTTCCTCGCACTTTTATTG GTGCACTTTTTGTATCATTTCTAGCGTCTCCATTTGTACTGATCATAAACTTGCTACACTTGCCCAAAATATATGGACTGTTAGCAG TTCGCATAGTATTAGGCTGTGTTGTACTGTCAACATTACGTTTCTTCCGTATTCAG ATACGGAACAAATTTGGACATCAAGTTGAAGCTTTTTATATTATACTCACTTCAATCCAGTTTCATCTGCTGTTCTATGCTACCCGACCTCTTCCTAATATCTTAGCTCTTTGTGCag TGAACATGGTGTATGGATACTGGCTCAAAGGGAGCTCCTATGCAGCATTGAGTTACTTG ATATTTGCTACAATCATCTTTAGATGCGACATGCTGTTACTTCTTTGCCCTCTTGGCTTGGAGTTTTTGGTG ATCAAATCAATATCATTTTGGGGGGCACTGAAGCGCTGCATTGGTGTTGCTTTGTTGTGCATAG GTCTTACAGTTTTCATTGATTCAATACTCTGGAAGAAATTATTGTGGCCTGAATTTCATGTTTTCTGGTTCAATTCTGTTTTAAATCGAAGTTCAGAATGGGGT ACGCACCCAATGCATTGGTATTTCACTTCTGCACTTCCACGATCATTACTTGCTGGATATCCTCTTTTTCTG CTCGGTGTCTTTCTTGACAAGAGAGTATTGCCATTCGTTCTCCCAGTTTTGTGCTTCATATTACTTTACTCTAAGCTTCCTCACAAG GAGCTCCGCTTCATTATTAGTTCCGTTCCAATGTTCAACCTGTCTGCAGCAATTGCAGCCAACAGAAT ATACAACAATAGACAGAAGACCTTTTGGAAGTTGCTTTATCTTATTATGCTGGGACTACTTCTAATCAG TCTAGGGTGCACTGTGATAACATTCTTGGCATCATATAAGAACTACTCAAGTGGTTATGCATTGAAAGAGTTGCATCGGACTG GCTGTCTATCCAACTCTGATGAGCAATGGGTTCATATTGACACATTTTCAGCCATGAATGGAATTTCACGCTTTTGTGAAAATGATTTTCCATGGAG GTATTCCAAGGAAGAAGACATTCCACTGCATCAACTACAACTGAAAAACTTCACCTATCTTGTTAA TGAGCATCCAGTTATTGACGGATTCAATTGCTTATTTTCCATAAGTGGGTTTTCGAGGTTGCGCCTTCAAATTGGATTTCCACCTATTTTATTG GTGACGGAACCAAAAGTGTTCGTTCATGGTTACTCTGGGAATATGGATCTTTTGCAGAAAAATTGGCCAGGATGCTGA
- the LOC103498998 gene encoding dol-P-Man:Man(7)GlcNAc(2)-PP-Dol alpha-1,6-mannosyltransferase isoform X1, whose protein sequence is MAPKSSKFIERFRYDLLLGSIVAFYAFMVPYTKVEESFNVQAMHDILYHRQHIDNYDHLEFPGVVPRTFIGALFVSFLASPFVLIINLLHLPKIYGLLAVRIVLGCVVLSTLRFFRIQIRNKFGHQVEAFYIILTSIQFHLLFYATRPLPNILALCAVNMVYGYWLKGSSYAALSYLIFATIIFRCDMLLLLCPLGLEFLVIKSISFWGALKRCIGVALLCIGLTVFIDSILWKKLLWPEFHVFWFNSVLNRSSEWGTHPMHWYFTSALPRSLLAGYPLFLLGVFLDKRVLPFVLPVLCFILLYSKLPHKELRFIISSVPMFNLSAAIAANRIYNNRQKTFWKLLYLIMLGLLLISLGCTVITFLASYKNYSSGYALKELHRTGCLSNSDEQWVHIDTFSAMNGISRFCENDFPWRYSKEEDIPLHQLQLKNFTYLVNEHPVIDGFNCLFSISGFSRLRLQIGFPPILLVTEPKVFVHGYSGNMDLLQKNWPGC, encoded by the exons ATGGCTCCCAAATCATCAAAATTCATCGAGCGCTTCCGCTACGATCTTCTCTTGGGATCCATAGTCGCATTTTATGCCTTCATGGTGCCTTACACTAAAGTTGAAGAGAGCTTCAACGTTCAG GCAATGCACGATATTTTATATCATCGGCAGCATATCGACAAT TACGATCACTTGGAGTTTCCCGGAGTGGTTCCTCGCACTTTTATTG GTGCACTTTTTGTATCATTTCTAGCGTCTCCATTTGTACTGATCATAAACTTGCTACACTTGCCCAAAATATATGGACTGTTAGCAG TTCGCATAGTATTAGGCTGTGTTGTACTGTCAACATTACGTTTCTTCCGTATTCAG ATACGGAACAAATTTGGACATCAAGTTGAAGCTTTTTATATTATACTCACTTCAATCCAGTTTCATCTGCTGTTCTATGCTACCCGACCTCTTCCTAATATCTTAGCTCTTTGTGCag TGAACATGGTGTATGGATACTGGCTCAAAGGGAGCTCCTATGCAGCATTGAGTTACTTG ATATTTGCTACAATCATCTTTAGATGCGACATGCTGTTACTTCTTTGCCCTCTTGGCTTGGAGTTTTTGGTG ATCAAATCAATATCATTTTGGGGGGCACTGAAGCGCTGCATTGGTGTTGCTTTGTTGTGCATAG GTCTTACAGTTTTCATTGATTCAATACTCTGGAAGAAATTATTGTGGCCTGAATTTCATGTTTTCTGGTTCAATTCTGTTTTAAATCGAAGTTCAGAATGGGGT ACGCACCCAATGCATTGGTATTTCACTTCTGCACTTCCACGATCATTACTTGCTGGATATCCTCTTTTTCTG CTCGGTGTCTTTCTTGACAAGAGAGTATTGCCATTCGTTCTCCCAGTTTTGTGCTTCATATTACTTTACTCTAAGCTTCCTCACAAG GAGCTCCGCTTCATTATTAGTTCCGTTCCAATGTTCAACCTGTCTGCAGCAATTGCAGCCAACAGAAT ATACAACAATAGACAGAAGACCTTTTGGAAGTTGCTTTATCTTATTATGCTGGGACTACTTCTAATCAG TCTAGGGTGCACTGTGATAACATTCTTGGCATCATATAAGAACTACTCAAGTGGTTATGCATTGAAAGAGTTGCATCGGACTG GCTGTCTATCCAACTCTGATGAGCAATGGGTTCATATTGACACATTTTCAGCCATGAATGGAATTTCACGCTTTTGTGAAAATGATTTTCCATGGAG GTATTCCAAGGAAGAAGACATTCCACTGCATCAACTACAACTGAAAAACTTCACCTATCTTGTTAA TGAGCATCCAGTTATTGACGGATTCAATTGCTTATTTTCCATAAGTGGGTTTTCGAGGTTGCGCCTTCAAATTGGATTTCCACCTATTTTATTG GTGACGGAACCAAAAGTGTTCGTTCATGGTTACTCTGGGAATATGGATCTTTTGCAGAAAAATTGGCCAGGATGCTGA